The Fischerella sp. PCC 9605 genome contains a region encoding:
- a CDS encoding ferredoxin:protochlorophyllide reductase (ATP-dependent) subunit N → MTLAQPEALNFECETGNYHTFCPISCVAWLYQKIEDSFFLVIGTKTCGYFLQNAMGVMIFAEPRYAMAELEEGDISAQLNDYEELKRLCLQIKRDRNPSVIVWIGTCTTEIIKMDLEGLAPKLESEIGIPIVVARANGLDYAFTQGEDTVLAAMATRCPDKTPVVEADKNERNAIQKLLNFGKKKEEVAQEESEYVDHPPLVLFGSLPDPVVTQLTLELKKQGIKVSGWLPAKRFTELPVIEEGYYVAGVNPFLSRTATTLMRRRKCKLIGAPFPIGPDGTRAWIEKICSVFGITPKGLEEREAQIWEGLEEYVKLIRGKSVFFMGDNLLEVSLARFLVRCGMTVHEIGIPYMDKRYQAAELALLEKSCKEMGVPMPKIVEKPDNYNQVQRIYESQPDLVITGMAHANPLEARGINTKWSVEFTFAQIHGFTNARDILELVTRPLRRNNSLKDLGWDKLVKEEAKI, encoded by the coding sequence ATGACTCTTGCTCAACCAGAAGCTTTAAATTTTGAGTGTGAAACCGGTAATTACCACACTTTTTGCCCAATTAGTTGTGTGGCGTGGTTATATCAAAAAATTGAAGATAGCTTCTTTTTGGTAATTGGTACAAAGACTTGTGGCTACTTCCTGCAAAACGCGATGGGGGTGATGATTTTTGCGGAACCCCGTTACGCGATGGCAGAGTTGGAAGAGGGGGATATTTCAGCACAACTGAATGATTACGAAGAATTAAAGCGGCTGTGCTTGCAGATTAAACGCGATCGCAATCCTAGTGTAATTGTTTGGATTGGCACCTGCACTACCGAAATTATCAAAATGGATTTGGAAGGCTTGGCTCCCAAGCTAGAATCTGAAATTGGTATCCCTATTGTCGTGGCTCGTGCCAATGGTTTAGACTATGCTTTCACCCAAGGGGAAGACACGGTGTTAGCGGCGATGGCGACACGCTGTCCGGATAAGACCCCTGTGGTAGAAGCTGATAAAAACGAGCGTAACGCGATTCAAAAACTGCTCAATTTTGGTAAGAAGAAAGAAGAAGTCGCACAAGAAGAATCCGAGTACGTAGATCACCCGCCTTTGGTACTATTTGGTTCTCTCCCCGACCCTGTAGTTACTCAACTCACCTTAGAACTGAAGAAGCAAGGGATCAAAGTTTCTGGCTGGCTACCCGCCAAGCGCTTTACAGAATTACCTGTGATTGAAGAAGGGTATTATGTCGCTGGTGTCAATCCCTTCCTTAGCCGCACCGCTACAACCTTAATGCGGCGTCGCAAGTGCAAGTTAATTGGTGCACCTTTCCCCATCGGCCCTGATGGTACTCGTGCTTGGATTGAGAAAATTTGCTCGGTGTTTGGCATTACCCCGAAAGGTTTGGAAGAACGGGAAGCCCAAATTTGGGAAGGTTTGGAAGAATACGTAAAACTGATTCGTGGCAAGTCTGTATTCTTCATGGGTGATAACTTGCTGGAAGTTTCCCTAGCACGTTTCTTGGTGCGCTGCGGTATGACCGTGCATGAAATTGGTATTCCCTACATGGACAAGCGCTACCAAGCTGCTGAGTTAGCTTTGCTGGAGAAATCTTGCAAGGAAATGGGCGTACCCATGCCAAAAATTGTTGAGAAGCCAGACAACTACAACCAAGTCCAGCGGATTTATGAGTCACAGCCTGACTTAGTAATTACTGGTATGGCTCATGCCAACCCGTTGGAAGCACGCGGTATCAACACTAAATGGTCTGTAGAGTTTACTTTTGCTCAAATTCATGGCTTTACCAACGCCCGTGACATTCTTGAGTTAGTAACCCGTCCGCTGCGTCGGAACAACAGCCTGAAAGATTTGGGTTGGGATAAGTTAGTGAAGGAAGAAGCCAAGATTTAA
- a CDS encoding GumC family protein, with protein sequence MLRSDKHPQYPLLPANSSQFNDVDEGGLNLGQVGAALRRRALLIAGVTGVVATAAVLKAETDPPIYQGTFEILTKPVTGESKAVADVPQTIGNRQDPITAPQTKDEVKTTIAVLQSRGLLEPVIQKLQMKYPGLDYDYIMQSLMIEPGEQNILQVQYTNPDEHLVRDFLSAIKDAFLEYSLEERRNDVEQAIKFVEKEKQPLEERVKDWQERLRTIRQKNNLVEPAQKSQEVSALIATLTQQQLDNRVQLEQMRAKYLDLQKELAQQPGALASNSLLSDNPRYQKILDQIQQANTEIARRGSVYTDQEEGMQRLYQQRYSMVSMLEQERARVNRDFLSRIRELEARDVALAEKIDNLNGYLRALAAVSRDYDNIQRELKIATDALSQFTAKQQALQIEYSQRLQPWRLLDPQMTLVNEPQAISDSAKRNLALGGLLGLLLGVGAALVVDKLSNVFYTSKDLKEATGLPLLGVVPLRKEIAALADQGNASSTVQQAARASFFEVFRSLYTNILLLGSDAPIRSLVISSAGQGDGKSTVAVHLALSAAAMGHRVLLVDANLRSPSLHQRVGLMNIQGLTDVISADLDWSNVIERSPLEDNLYVLSAGPIPPDSIRLLASQKMQDLMQDLHSSFDLVIYDTPPLVGFADATLLAANTNGMVLVAGLGKVKRSVLQQALEELQISGTPVLGLIANKSRDSVPASYSYYQQYYRQGMSVERIGDEEDVDSSSASAPTSLRQIK encoded by the coding sequence ATGCTGAGATCAGACAAACATCCTCAATACCCATTGTTACCGGCCAATTCATCCCAGTTCAATGATGTTGATGAAGGTGGATTGAATTTGGGTCAAGTTGGAGCAGCTCTTCGTCGCCGAGCATTGTTGATAGCTGGTGTAACAGGCGTAGTGGCAACAGCGGCGGTGTTGAAGGCAGAAACAGATCCACCAATATATCAGGGTACGTTTGAGATTTTAACCAAGCCTGTAACTGGTGAGAGTAAGGCTGTAGCGGATGTTCCTCAAACTATAGGAAATAGACAAGACCCAATCACCGCTCCGCAGACAAAAGATGAAGTCAAGACAACGATCGCAGTTTTACAAAGTCGCGGATTATTAGAGCCTGTAATTCAAAAGCTGCAGATGAAGTACCCTGGTCTAGATTATGACTACATCATGCAGAGCTTAATGATTGAGCCTGGGGAACAGAATATTTTACAGGTTCAATACACAAACCCAGATGAGCATTTAGTTCGCGACTTTCTAAGTGCAATTAAAGATGCTTTTTTGGAATATAGTCTGGAGGAGCGTCGAAACGATGTTGAGCAGGCTATCAAATTTGTAGAAAAAGAAAAACAGCCGCTGGAAGAACGAGTAAAAGACTGGCAAGAAAGACTGCGAACAATCAGGCAAAAAAATAACTTAGTCGAACCAGCGCAGAAATCACAAGAAGTATCTGCTCTGATTGCAACGTTGACACAACAGCAGTTGGATAATCGCGTGCAACTAGAGCAAATGCGAGCCAAATATCTAGACTTGCAAAAAGAGTTGGCACAACAACCAGGTGCATTGGCTAGTAATTCGCTGCTGAGTGACAACCCTCGCTACCAAAAGATACTCGATCAAATTCAGCAAGCAAACACAGAAATTGCTAGAAGAGGATCTGTATATACCGATCAAGAAGAGGGTATGCAACGCCTTTACCAGCAGAGGTACAGCATGGTTTCGATGCTGGAGCAGGAAAGGGCAAGGGTAAATAGGGATTTTCTCAGTCGAATTCGGGAACTGGAAGCGCGTGATGTAGCTTTAGCCGAGAAAATCGATAACCTCAACGGCTACTTACGAGCTTTGGCAGCAGTTAGTCGTGATTACGATAACATTCAGCGGGAATTAAAAATTGCTACCGACGCTCTCAGCCAATTTACAGCCAAGCAACAAGCATTGCAAATCGAGTATTCTCAAAGACTCCAGCCTTGGAGGTTACTCGATCCTCAAATGACACTAGTGAACGAACCCCAGGCTATTTCGGATAGTGCAAAGAGAAATTTAGCGCTAGGAGGATTATTGGGTTTACTCTTGGGTGTAGGAGCAGCTTTAGTTGTAGATAAGCTCAGCAATGTTTTCTATACATCTAAGGATCTTAAAGAAGCCACTGGTCTGCCATTACTAGGCGTAGTTCCTTTAAGAAAAGAAATTGCAGCATTGGCTGATCAAGGAAATGCTTCTAGTACTGTGCAACAAGCTGCTCGGGCCTCATTTTTTGAAGTCTTTCGTTCTCTTTACACCAATATTCTGCTTCTAGGTTCGGATGCACCAATTCGTTCACTTGTGATTAGTTCAGCAGGGCAAGGAGACGGTAAATCAACAGTTGCTGTACACTTAGCCTTGTCAGCAGCAGCGATGGGACATCGAGTATTGCTTGTGGATGCAAATTTACGTTCTCCCAGCCTTCACCAGCGCGTGGGGTTGATGAATATTCAGGGTTTAACTGATGTGATTTCTGCCGATCTAGACTGGAGCAATGTGATAGAGCGATCGCCCTTAGAAGACAACCTCTATGTCCTCTCTGCCGGCCCGATTCCACCAGACTCGATTAGATTGCTTGCGTCTCAGAAAATGCAGGACTTGATGCAAGACCTACATAGCAGCTTCGATCTAGTGATTTATGACACGCCACCTCTAGTTGGATTCGCAGATGCTACCTTGCTGGCTGCAAATACAAATGGTATGGTTCTAGTTGCTGGTTTGGGTAAGGTAAAACGTAGTGTACTCCAGCAAGCACTAGAAGAACTACAAATATCAGGAACACCCGTTTTAGGGTTGATAGCGAATAAGTCAAGAGACTCTGTACCCGCCTCTTACAGCTACTACCAGCAGTATTACAGACAGGGCATGAGCGTTGAACGCATAGGTGATGAGGAAGACGTAGATAGCAGCAGTGCTTCTGCGCCAACTTCTTTAAGACAAATTAAGTGA
- the bchL gene encoding ferredoxin:protochlorophyllide reductase (ATP-dependent) iron-sulfur ATP-binding protein gives MKLAVYGKGGIGKSTTSCNISVALAKRGKKVLQIGCDPKHDSTFTLTGFLIPTIIDTLQEKDYHYEDIWPEDVIYKGYGGVDCVEAGGPPAGAGCGGYVVGETVKLLKELNAFDEYDVILFDVLGDVVCGGFAAPLNYADYCIIVTDNGFDALFAANRIAASVREKARTHPLRLAGLIGNRTSKRDLIEKYVEAVPMPVLEVLPLIEDIRVSRVKGKTLFEMADTDPSLNYVCDYYLNIADQLLALPEGVVPQDAQDRELFSLLSDFYLNPKKPQVPNPEEELDLMIV, from the coding sequence GTGAAATTAGCAGTTTACGGAAAAGGCGGTATCGGTAAATCTACAACTAGCTGTAATATTTCCGTCGCTTTAGCCAAGCGTGGCAAGAAAGTATTGCAAATTGGCTGCGACCCCAAACACGACAGCACCTTCACCCTTACCGGCTTCTTGATTCCAACGATTATCGACACCTTGCAAGAAAAAGACTACCACTACGAAGATATTTGGCCTGAAGATGTGATCTACAAAGGCTATGGTGGAGTTGATTGCGTAGAAGCTGGCGGGCCACCCGCTGGTGCTGGATGTGGTGGTTACGTAGTAGGCGAAACGGTAAAATTACTGAAAGAACTCAACGCCTTTGATGAGTACGATGTGATTTTATTTGACGTTCTTGGTGACGTTGTTTGCGGTGGTTTTGCAGCACCCCTTAACTATGCTGACTACTGCATCATTGTTACAGACAACGGTTTTGACGCCTTGTTTGCTGCTAACCGCATCGCAGCTTCCGTACGAGAGAAAGCACGGACTCATCCACTGCGTCTGGCTGGGTTAATTGGTAATCGTACCTCTAAGCGCGACCTGATTGAAAAATACGTGGAAGCGGTGCCGATGCCAGTTTTGGAAGTCTTACCTTTGATTGAAGATATCCGTGTTTCCCGTGTTAAGGGTAAGACTTTGTTTGAAATGGCAGATACCGATCCCTCTTTGAATTACGTTTGCGATTATTACTTAAATATCGCTGACCAACTTTTGGCACTTCCTGAGGGTGTGGTACCGCAAGATGCCCAAGACAGGGAATTATTCTCTCTGTTATCCGATTTTTATCTAAATCCGAAGAAACCACAGGTTCCTAATCCGGAAGAAGAATTAGACTTGATGATTGTATAA
- a CDS encoding SagB/ThcOx family dehydrogenase: MPELRHSIAQHYHERTKYDPETIASKHKGLDWAKQPVPFKEYKIGSTFDLKPYIQDQPEAFVNNSDTQWWQRLSRLLFCSYGLTARMPSMGSAVYLRAAPSAGGLYPAEVYVVSRGTPLLPPGLYNYQCRTHSLMHFWESDVWQALQAACFWHPALESTQLAIITTAVFYRSAWRYEDRAYRRIFLDTGHLLGNIELASAITDYRPHLIGGFVDEAVNELLYIDPQQEGAIAILPLADLLDIKQNLPTWRTALPSATETNYPEIPDGELLNYFHKATQIQPGTTGKLNLPEVKQEKSLEDKYNFPFCQKISTATTPVQWGEKLEDLEATILKRRSTRAYTGEDLTFDELKALLDFTYQPQNYIDQGLDISPDYFDLNLIETFIAVSGVKGLESGCYYYAPKAQELRQIRFKNFRRELHFLCLGQDLGRDAAVVLFHTADLKAAVAQYGDRVYRYLHMDAGHLGQRLNLAAIHLGLGVSGIGGFFDDLVNEVLGIPADEAVLYITTFGRPR; the protein is encoded by the coding sequence ATGCCAGAACTACGCCACTCCATAGCCCAGCACTACCACGAACGCACTAAGTATGACCCTGAAACTATAGCCTCTAAACATAAGGGGTTAGACTGGGCAAAGCAACCTGTGCCGTTCAAAGAGTACAAAATTGGCTCGACTTTTGACCTCAAGCCCTACATTCAAGATCAGCCTGAGGCTTTTGTCAACAACTCAGATACTCAATGGTGGCAAAGATTATCGCGGCTTTTGTTTTGCAGCTATGGACTGACTGCCAGAATGCCTTCTATGGGAAGCGCGGTGTATCTCCGTGCTGCGCCTAGTGCTGGTGGTTTGTATCCAGCAGAGGTGTACGTAGTTTCTCGCGGTACGCCTTTATTGCCTCCAGGTCTGTATAACTATCAGTGTCGGACTCATTCCTTGATGCATTTTTGGGAAAGTGATGTTTGGCAAGCTTTGCAAGCAGCTTGTTTTTGGCATCCTGCTTTGGAAAGTACTCAACTGGCAATTATTACCACTGCTGTTTTTTATCGTTCGGCATGGCGCTATGAAGATAGGGCTTACCGCCGGATTTTTCTGGATACAGGACACCTTTTGGGTAACATCGAGTTAGCAAGTGCTATTACTGACTATCGTCCTCATTTAATCGGTGGCTTTGTGGATGAAGCGGTCAATGAACTACTTTATATCGATCCTCAACAGGAAGGAGCGATCGCAATTCTTCCCCTAGCTGATTTACTAGATATTAAACAAAACTTGCCCACATGGCGAACTGCCCTACCCTCCGCCACCGAAACTAATTATCCTGAAATTCCCGATGGTGAGTTGTTGAACTACTTTCACAAGGCCACCCAAATCCAACCAGGCACAACTGGCAAGCTGAATTTGCCGGAAGTCAAACAAGAAAAGTCCTTGGAGGATAAGTACAATTTTCCTTTCTGTCAAAAAATTTCTACTGCCACTACGCCCGTGCAGTGGGGCGAAAAGCTTGAAGACTTGGAAGCTACTATTCTCAAGCGACGTTCTACCCGTGCTTACACAGGTGAAGATTTAACATTTGATGAATTAAAAGCCTTACTTGATTTCACTTATCAACCCCAAAATTACATCGACCAAGGTTTAGATATTTCTCCAGACTACTTTGACCTGAATTTAATAGAAACATTTATCGCCGTTTCCGGTGTCAAAGGACTTGAGTCAGGCTGTTACTATTACGCACCCAAAGCGCAAGAATTACGACAAATTCGCTTTAAAAATTTCCGTCGGGAGTTACACTTTCTCTGCTTGGGACAAGATTTAGGTCGAGATGCGGCAGTGGTGTTATTCCATACAGCAGATTTGAAGGCAGCAGTTGCTCAATATGGCGATCGCGTTTACCGTTATTTACATATGGACGCAGGTCATTTGGGGCAAAGGCTGAATTTAGCCGCAATTCATCTTGGCTTGGGCGTCAGCGGTATTGGCGGCTTCTTTGATGATCTAGTCAATGAAGTTTTAGGTATTCCTGCTGATGAAGCAGTGTTATATATTACTACATTTGGACGTCCCCGTTAG
- a CDS encoding tetratricopeptide repeat protein, with protein MSLTFSFALTQNQTFELRCDYGSRRLDSVELSALINLSEQNYYQQKSDRPSELIQLGRRLYHWLDGKQGWLRRSLDEADEGTIYLDLVQTSEAQGLNQDTQKMALGLAHLPWELLHDGTVFLLTRQDIAVLPVRSLQQRHTQVIGVQNRPLRLLFMATAPEDPRVPPLAFEHEESNILEATKDQPLALIVEESGSVEELANLVKSYPQDYFDVFHIIGHGLIYTKEDYGFLLPQGRTIPDHTPCFITEDEVGNVQLTTVNDLATAFRGRWPRVIFLSGCHTGQVPNKGTVPSMAQQLVKAGAGVVLGWARPVYDRTGIIAAQALYQALATGDTVEAAVKAAQQEMIAEECTDWHLLRIYRDTRPIQELVTPLRTRGREKLVFAPPEQEFLDENNIVKVASRFEFVGRRRALQRCLRALRETSDQIGVFIAGMGGLGKSTLAARLCTRVRIQRPECQQVVLIGPLDEVGLLNKLSSKYERFADVPALLNEPKVSLKGRLQNFFEAIENEHNQPLLLVLDDFEQNIPKANIENGSLRMTAEAYRILEAICAALAENGASSRLIVTCRYLKEDTLPPHRLHLESLAAMSKSDIDKICRPLDKEVKQQPITQRIIRVADGNPRLLKWLLEIIQQPSLEPDALLTRLEATEQKFRENILAQTLLDALEVEEKKFLARLSVFQLPVTEDIISAVEENLTPSPLLAKERGAEGGVRFSPSQERGAEGGVRFSPSQERGAEGGVRSSLNKLTSLSLVESATTHPTQTPTYRVTTILEPLLEPVLNQEEWQTTRQQAARKIYQIWWEEAENETEEQALEIVRLGLLAKEEEIAVSVGDTIASDWVNSSRFLEALELCQQILAVYEDYRILGDIARAEQVLGFVEDAANHYQQALELCPEDDDIRNAATLGNMAGLIAQQGDIKRALSLWGQSLELKEHFGDVQGKATILNNMARVIAQQGDIQQALSLWRKSLELFEHFGDVQGKAAILNNMARVIAQQGDIQQALSLWRKSLELYERIGYVQGKATILTNIAGIIAQQGDIQQALCLWQQSLELYERIGYVQGKATTLNNIAWLIYKQGDIERAISLRQQSLELYERIGDVQGKATILNNMASAIAQQGDIERATSLWQQSLDIIESIGDVQGKATILANMADAVGETGDKAKQLDLNLQAAQLLAQVRAYGDLVRVLRNLGVVYEGKGLVYLGQATWLVLRIQAPLANTIQLIRNLYNSVPQDRELKALLGTTALFLCNHRGEGHPQLEELKNISLRMISEVAVAQGIETQEAFDTWFIQQHLNNPDYFLPQLNQRLEEIIGDRWLFDRSQV; from the coding sequence ATGTCCCTCACTTTCAGCTTCGCGCTTACTCAAAACCAAACCTTTGAATTGCGCTGCGATTATGGTTCACGTCGTCTGGATAGCGTTGAGTTGAGCGCACTTATTAATTTATCTGAGCAAAATTACTATCAGCAAAAAAGCGATCGCCCATCCGAACTCATCCAATTAGGACGACGGCTTTACCACTGGTTGGATGGCAAACAAGGATGGCTGAGAAGGTCACTAGATGAGGCGGATGAGGGGACAATTTATTTAGATTTGGTTCAAACTAGCGAAGCCCAAGGTTTGAATCAAGATACACAAAAGATGGCGTTAGGATTAGCACATCTACCGTGGGAATTGCTACATGACGGCACAGTCTTTTTACTTACACGGCAGGATATAGCAGTATTGCCGGTGCGTTCTTTACAACAACGCCACACTCAAGTTATTGGTGTGCAAAATCGTCCTTTGCGGTTGCTGTTTATGGCGACTGCACCGGAAGATCCCAGAGTTCCGCCCTTGGCTTTTGAACACGAAGAAAGCAATATTCTTGAAGCAACCAAAGACCAGCCGTTAGCATTGATTGTCGAGGAAAGCGGCTCGGTCGAGGAATTAGCTAATCTGGTGAAATCCTACCCCCAAGATTATTTTGATGTCTTTCACATCATAGGACATGGGTTAATTTATACTAAGGAAGACTACGGCTTTTTGCTGCCCCAAGGGCGAACAATCCCAGATCATACCCCCTGCTTCATCACTGAGGATGAGGTGGGGAATGTGCAACTTACTACCGTGAATGACCTAGCGACAGCCTTTCGCGGACGCTGGCCGAGGGTGATTTTTCTGTCAGGTTGTCACACGGGACAGGTTCCCAACAAAGGAACAGTACCCTCAATGGCGCAGCAATTGGTGAAGGCGGGGGCGGGTGTAGTTTTGGGTTGGGCGCGTCCGGTGTATGACCGCACGGGTATTATCGCAGCGCAGGCATTGTATCAGGCTTTGGCAACGGGTGATACGGTAGAAGCAGCAGTCAAAGCTGCCCAGCAAGAGATGATTGCTGAAGAATGCACCGATTGGCATTTATTGCGGATTTATCGAGATACGCGCCCCATTCAGGAGTTAGTAACACCCTTGAGAACGAGGGGCAGAGAAAAGCTGGTATTTGCACCACCAGAACAAGAATTTTTGGACGAGAATAATATAGTTAAAGTCGCCAGTCGGTTTGAGTTTGTCGGACGCAGGCGGGCTTTACAAAGGTGTTTGCGGGCATTGCGAGAAACCAGCGACCAAATCGGCGTGTTTATTGCTGGGATGGGCGGACTGGGTAAGAGTACCTTGGCGGCACGACTGTGTACGAGAGTGAGAATTCAACGCCCAGAGTGTCAGCAGGTAGTGTTGATTGGGCCTTTGGATGAGGTAGGGTTGCTTAATAAACTCTCTAGCAAATATGAACGGTTTGCAGATGTTCCCGCACTGTTGAATGAACCAAAGGTGAGTCTTAAAGGACGACTGCAAAACTTTTTTGAGGCAATAGAAAACGAACATAACCAGCCTTTGCTGTTGGTGCTGGATGATTTTGAGCAAAACATTCCCAAGGCTAACATTGAAAATGGCTCATTGCGGATGACGGCGGAAGCCTACCGGATTTTAGAGGCGATTTGTGCAGCACTGGCAGAAAATGGGGCTTCGAGTCGGTTGATAGTTACCTGTCGCTACTTGAAAGAAGATACCCTGCCACCCCACCGCCTGCATTTAGAATCATTGGCGGCGATGAGCAAAAGCGATATTGATAAAATCTGCCGTCCGTTAGATAAAGAAGTTAAGCAACAGCCAATCACGCAACGGATTATTAGAGTAGCTGATGGTAATCCCCGCTTGTTGAAATGGCTGTTAGAAATAATTCAGCAACCGAGTTTAGAACCAGATGCGCTTTTGACTCGTTTAGAAGCGACTGAGCAAAAGTTCCGCGAAAATATTTTGGCACAGACATTGCTGGACGCTTTGGAAGTTGAAGAGAAAAAGTTTCTGGCGCGGTTGAGTGTGTTTCAATTGCCAGTAACAGAGGATATTATTAGCGCTGTTGAAGAGAACCTCACCCCTTCCCCTCTCCTCGCTAAGGAGAGGGGTGCCGAAGGCGGGGTGAGGTTTTCCCCTAGTCAGGAGAGGGGTGCCGAAGGCGGGGTGAGGTTTTCCCCTAGTCAGGAGAGGGGTGCCGAAGGCGGGGTGAGGTCATCGCTAAATAAACTCACTAGCCTCAGCTTAGTCGAATCTGCCACCACTCACCCCACCCAAACACCCACCTATCGCGTCACCACGATTTTAGAACCACTGTTAGAGCCAGTATTAAATCAGGAAGAGTGGCAAACAACTAGACAACAAGCGGCAAGAAAAATCTATCAAATCTGGTGGGAGGAAGCTGAAAATGAAACAGAAGAACAAGCACTAGAAATTGTCCGCTTGGGACTGTTAGCGAAAGAGGAAGAAATAGCCGTCAGCGTTGGTGACACAATCGCTTCGGACTGGGTAAATAGTTCCCGGTTTTTAGAAGCATTAGAACTGTGTCAGCAAATTTTGGCAGTCTATGAAGACTACCGCATCTTGGGAGATATTGCCCGTGCAGAACAGGTTTTAGGCTTCGTGGAAGATGCTGCTAACCACTATCAGCAAGCTTTAGAACTTTGCCCGGAAGATGACGATATCCGCAATGCTGCCACCTTGGGCAACATGGCAGGGTTAATTGCCCAACAAGGAGATATCAAACGAGCCCTTTCCTTGTGGGGGCAATCTTTGGAACTCAAAGAGCACTTTGGCGATGTCCAAGGCAAAGCCACTATCCTCAACAATATGGCACGAGTTATTGCCCAACAAGGAGATATCCAGCAAGCACTTTCCTTGTGGCGGAAATCTTTAGAACTATTTGAACACTTTGGTGATGTCCAAGGCAAAGCCGCAATCCTCAACAATATGGCACGAGTTATTGCCCAACAAGGAGATATCCAGCAAGCACTTTCCTTGTGGCGGAAATCTTTGGAACTTTATGAGCGCATTGGCTATGTCCAAGGCAAAGCCACAATCCTCACTAACATCGCAGGGATAATCGCCCAACAAGGAGATATCCAGCAAGCGCTTTGCTTGTGGCAGCAATCTTTGGAACTTTATGAGCGCATTGGCTATGTCCAAGGCAAAGCCACAACCCTCAATAACATCGCATGGCTAATCTACAAACAAGGAGATATCGAAAGAGCTATTTCCTTGCGGCAACAATCTTTGGAACTTTATGAGCGCATTGGGGATGTTCAAGGCAAAGCCACAATCCTCAACAATATGGCATCAGCAATTGCCCAACAAGGAGATATTGAAAGAGCTACTTCCTTGTGGCAGCAATCCTTGGACATTATTGAAAGCATTGGCGATGTTCAAGGCAAAGCCACAATCCTGGCAAATATGGCTGATGCTGTAGGTGAGACTGGGGATAAAGCTAAGCAGTTAGACCTAAATTTGCAAGCTGCCCAGTTACTTGCACAGGTTCGTGCCTATGGTGATTTGGTTAGGGTTCTGCGAAATTTAGGCGTAGTGTATGAAGGTAAGGGTTTAGTTTACCTGGGTCAAGCAACTTGGTTGGTGTTAAGGATTCAAGCCCCTTTAGCAAATACAATTCAACTAATCCGTAATTTGTATAACTCTGTACCTCAAGATCGTGAACTAAAAGCTTTGCTAGGGACAACAGCCCTATTTTTGTGCAACCATCGAGGCGAAGGTCATCCACAGTTAGAGGAACTCAAGAATATTAGTTTGAGGATGATATCAGAGGTGGCAGTTGCCCAAGGAATTGAAACGCAGGAAGCTTTTGATACTTGGTTTATTCAGCAACACTTGAATAATCCGGATTATTTCCTTCCTCAACTCAATCAGCGCCTAGAGGAGATTATCGGCGATCGCTGGTTGTTTGACCGCAGTCAAGTTTAA
- a CDS encoding DUF5331 domain-containing protein, with translation MAFFYSFTDSLKQKWLQFFQNNRDWIKLHMQVESVYTPDGGKRPPSYLILGVANALEPKLAQLMLPFSKLNPDADTLVEVLDLNFDPDIALGNHIPKTEGSQQDNESAAVMEEKSHDETLTTSETDGFGNDAIAHDLEVTYNHEETLMVPDTMLRDELRAMATETLSSMEDDNSSPQDPYSKNEFQQMHETDAADEFGDISFDGIKEVDNTISAVPNENGFADVLSDVWGNETASFKGEANTDIFLGEELSTNGLDDSEIASLFPNT, from the coding sequence ATGGCTTTCTTTTACAGTTTTACAGATTCGCTTAAGCAAAAGTGGTTGCAATTCTTTCAGAACAATCGCGACTGGATTAAGCTGCACATGCAGGTGGAATCAGTTTACACACCTGATGGTGGCAAGCGACCGCCTTCTTACCTCATCCTGGGAGTGGCTAACGCGCTGGAACCGAAGCTAGCGCAGTTGATGCTACCTTTCTCCAAATTGAATCCTGATGCTGATACCCTAGTTGAGGTGCTGGATTTAAATTTCGATCCAGACATTGCTCTGGGTAATCATATTCCCAAAACAGAAGGATCGCAACAAGACAATGAGTCAGCAGCCGTCATGGAAGAGAAATCCCATGATGAAACATTGACAACATCCGAGACAGATGGTTTTGGGAACGATGCCATTGCTCACGATTTGGAAGTAACCTACAACCATGAAGAAACCCTCATGGTTCCTGATACGATGTTGCGGGATGAACTGAGGGCAATGGCTACGGAAACCCTGAGTAGTATGGAGGACGATAACTCCTCGCCCCAAGATCCCTACTCAAAAAATGAGTTCCAGCAAATGCACGAAACAGATGCAGCTGACGAGTTTGGTGATATTTCCTTTGATGGGATCAAGGAAGTAGATAACACAATTTCCGCTGTACCTAACGAGAATGGATTTGCTGACGTGTTATCAGATGTTTGGGGTAACGAGACAGCTTCTTTTAAGGGTGAAGCAAATACAGATATTTTTTTAGGGGAAGAACTGTCAACTAACGGTTTGGACGACTCGGAAATTGCCAGTCTTTTCCCCAACACGTAA